GATGCGGTCGACCACCTGCCGCACGATCTCCTCGTAGGAGTCGGAGAAGGAGTCCTCGTCCGCGGCACCCTCGACGGTCAGGCTGATGGCGGTGTACACGTTGCCGCTCACGCCCTCGCTTGAGGTGAAGAAGTAGTAGTCGGCGGTGGTGGGACTGCGGAAGGCGGCGGTGCTGTAGCCGGTCGGATTGGTCAGATCCTTGGGGTCGAGCACCATGCCGGTGATGGTGAGTTCCGTCGGGAACGAGGGGGCCGTCTCCTCGTCGGAGTCGGCGTCGGCATCGGCGTCGGCATCGGAGGAATCGGAGGAATCGGAGGAATCGGATCCGCCGGCGGAGTCCTCATCATCGGCGGGGGTGACGGTGAGGGTGTCACCGATCTCGTATCCCGAATCGACGAGGAATTTCTCCGTAACGGCCACCTCGCCGGCCTTCTCGGGCATGCGGCCTTCCTGCAGATACGGTTGGTCGAGGCCTTCGACGCCGATTTCCGTCATCGTCACGTTCTTGTCCGTGCCGGCCACTTTGGTCATCACGCTTTGCGTGCGTTCGGCCTGCACCGTCTCGACGCCCTCAACCCGCCTGAGGGCGGCCACATCGTCATCGGTCAGACCATAGGTGGACAGCACTTGGATGTCGTGCAGGCCCTGCGCGTCGTACAGACGGTCGGCGGCATGGAACATGTCGCGGCAACCGGCGTAGATGCCGGTGAGCACGGCCACACCCAGCATCGAGATCACCGCGATGGAGAGGAATCGCTTCCATCCGCGCAGCCACGAGCGCACCGTGTCTTTGGCGAACGCCCCTCCCGGCATGCCGCCCGTGCGGACCGTTCTGCCGGGCATACCGCCCGCACGAGATGCTTCGCCACCGGTCGCACGACCACCGGCACGACCATCCTTATTCAGGCGCATGCCATTGTCGCCAGCGGGAACACCACCGCGCCCAGCATGATGTTTCACAGGATGTTCCACATCCTGTCTCATGTGTTTCACGCTATGTTTCACGCCTGACGCGCGCCGGAATGCCACCGCAACCACCTACCATTCGATATCCGCGATAGGAGTCGGCGTGGGATGCTCCTCCTGCCCCGTCACCTTGCCGGAGCGGAAACGGACCACCTTATGCGCCATCGGTGCCAGCGCCGAATTGTGGGTGATGATCATCACGGTCATGTTCTCGTCGCGGCAGATATCCTGCAGCAGCTGCAGCACATCCCTGCCGGTCTCGTAATCCAACGCGCCGGTCGGCTCGTCGCACAGCAGCAGTTTCGGCTTCTTCGCGATCGCGCGCGCGATGGACACACGCTGCTGCTCGCCGCCCGACAATTGCGCGGGAAAATTGTTCAAACGGTCGCCCAATCCCACTTTGGCCAGCGTCTGGGCCGGATCGAAGTGGTCGCTGCAGATCTGCGAGGCGAGTTCCACGTTCTCCAACGCGGTGAGATTCGGCACCAGATTGTAGAACTGGAACACGAATCCGATATCGGTGCGGCGGTAGCCGATAAGATCGCGCTTCTTCAGTTCGGTGATATCGCGGCCGCCGACGACCACCCGGCCCGAGGTGGCGGTATCCATACCGCCCAGAATGTTCAGCGCGGTGGTTTTGCCGGCACCGGACTGTCCAAGGATCACGGTGAGTTTGCCTTCGTCCGCGGTGAAGCTCGCCTCGTCGAGCGCGCGGATGGTCGTGCCGCCGGAGGGATATTCCTTGACCACCCGGTCGAATTCGATGTAGGCCATCGCACACCGCCTTCCCATCGCACCATTGTGTCTGCTACGATTCAGTAAAACAACACGGTGTCGGTTTCGCAACCAACAGTCGCTCCGCAGTTTGTCGGCCAGCGAAGCCGCACGTCCGGTCCGGTCCGACACCCCAGTCGGAATGTACCGCGAAACATAACGATTCATACTGTTTCACGGGACCTCCTGATCTTCCTCCGTCGAACGAATGGAGCCACGATGTCAGCGAAGACGTTCACCGAAAGCCGCCGCACGCGATACACTCGCCAAGCCATGCGCGACGCGCTGATGGAGCTGCTAGCCGACCGCTCGCTCGCACAGATCTCCGTCAAGCAGCTCTGCGAACGCGCCGATGTGAACCGCTCCACTTTCTACGCGCATTACGACAGCCTCGAGGACCTGCTGCACGACATCGAGGACGACACCATCGCATGGGTGCGCGGCGCGCTCGACCAACTGCTCAACCAGAGCGACCAGGCGGGCATCGAGCACATCATCGCGCGCATCTGCCAGTACATCGCCGACAACCGCAACCATCTGCAGGTGCTGATGAGCCCCAAGGCCGATCTCGGCTTCCAGCAGCAACTGCTGGGGCTGATCTACTCGCGGCGCGATGTGGCCTCCCAACTCCAGCCGTACAGCGACGATCCGGCCGAGGCGGA
Above is a window of Bifidobacterium eulemuris DNA encoding:
- a CDS encoding ABC transporter ATP-binding protein, translating into MAYIEFDRVVKEYPSGGTTIRALDEASFTADEGKLTVILGQSGAGKTTALNILGGMDTATSGRVVVGGRDITELKKRDLIGYRRTDIGFVFQFYNLVPNLTALENVELASQICSDHFDPAQTLAKVGLGDRLNNFPAQLSGGEQQRVSIARAIAKKPKLLLCDEPTGALDYETGRDVLQLLQDICRDENMTVMIITHNSALAPMAHKVVRFRSGKVTGQEEHPTPTPIADIEW
- a CDS encoding TetR/AcrR family transcriptional regulator, whose protein sequence is MSAKTFTESRRTRYTRQAMRDALMELLADRSLAQISVKQLCERADVNRSTFYAHYDSLEDLLHDIEDDTIAWVRGALDQLLNQSDQAGIEHIIARICQYIADNRNHLQVLMSPKADLGFQQQLLGLIYSRRDVASQLQPYSDDPAEAEMRMRFAVSGSIGLLQYWLATDLAAPADTIARTICTMTMPSAS